A section of the Pseudovibrio sp. M1P-2-3 genome encodes:
- a CDS encoding DUF1653 domain-containing protein — MEIKRTDSLGDTQVGTLWKHVKSGGIYTVFATCQIEATNEPGILYHSVEGKGPLWCRPFKEFLDGRFMPVEINNPNKALK, encoded by the coding sequence ATGGAAATAAAACGCACTGACAGTCTTGGAGATACTCAAGTTGGAACACTCTGGAAGCACGTTAAGAGTGGCGGCATATATACCGTGTTCGCCACCTGTCAGATAGAAGCGACAAATGAACCGGGTATTTTATACCACTCAGTGGAGGGAAAAGGACCTCTTTGGTGCCGACCGTTCAAAGAGTTCCTTGATGGCCGGTTTATGCCAGTCGAAATCAACAATCCCAATAAGGCCTTAAAATAG
- a CDS encoding host specificity factor TipJ family phage tail protein: MEALSIPHQKPIGTPHTFTVFDGETVASVVERSGLSKGFPIVACVNGLPVLRKNNGWDLALKQGDCFEILVLPAGGEGGDTGKTVMRIVGMIAVAALAAVTGGAALAAFPAIGAAGAAIVSGVITTAGGLLVNTLLAPKSSAQERETLASSPTYTINAVGNTARLYQPIPVQYGRFKMVLDYASDPYQEYEDNDQYVYYLFSRGCGRSEVNEIYIGETKIWDAEDGYTSTYTDLEIEQYEPGEQIDLFPVQVEASEEVGSQTIKTNEYLGPFVAVPAGETAKRLAVDVVWPLGGYKTNDDGSYHKATFKFDIEYQEIDDNGDPLGSWQNLASYDKGMKTKTAKRKTFSKKVPSGRYQVRILRHDQFDEDNTTDAKVMQWGGLRAYLDGPQSFANVSTTAVKIRANEQLQGAASKQFSIVQTRILPVWNGSAWVEQPSRSICWAAIDVMRNSVYGAGLSDTHIDYATFMHYDSVWASNPDTFDGVFDSQTTIFDALNTILAAGRSALSFVGHTVSMVRDEPRGLPRQVFTDRNIVAGSLEINQTLLSDDYADDILVEYMDGQTWRWDTVRCSLATSSSSRPTSIRMMGVSDRDHAWSEGMHIAADNAFRRRTIRFTTELEGRILQRGDVVEVQSHVPQKWGRSGVIEGFNGLDLTLSEEPETDPDNTYLLVRRKDGGPWGPIKITWFEGSRVVTLDGDDTEFWEDYYGELQRHLLDSGDEAPSYAVGEGASFTFRGIVVGAEPQGNHVTLTLKEDDPRVYLASSGVSVPERPVGSLLPPSVELPQVMQFFASRGLEAAESILSVQIVPVAGAEGYICETSLDDGVTWDRKYSGFHSSFDFVCSRDAFAVRVCAIGAAGQGPWKYASVPEETRAIVLPAGSVVTTAAQLYDAVADEFKTPVDLATDINNAKQDALDAADAAAQGAADAVDAAAAAKQEALDAVGEAKQEALAAAAAAKQDALDAVGEAKQEALAAANAAAQGAADAADAAAAVKQDAIDAVGEAKQEAADAVGEAREIASLNVFDVFSKINEIEGRLDQTNEAVIYQAFSTQYDRAEYKNIVTLVEQEGRTRAQEITSLGARLQSSDGKISGQATALQSIEARVESTETGITSNATSITGLNSSLSNLSGSVNAHGAAIQSLETTTGDNADEIETLSNSVTALQSNLSDAEGGIDANSEAMTALTTRVTSAEGGITSISSDVTSLQSGLNDAEDDISANASAVDAVTTRVTDNEGEIISNSNRISNLKVRIKDTEDDVEAGADATTALTTRVTSAEGSITSITSDVTSLQSGLNDAEGDISANASAVDLLNTEVVKHDDKITSHAGSISSIRSRINDAEDNIDAGADATSALTTRVTSAEGDISSMSSDITSLQSDLTDAQDGVDSNASALSSLNSTVSDQGDDITSNASKISDLKSRVKDTEDDVEAGADATTALTTRVTSAEGSITSISSDVTNLQSGLNDAEDDISANASAVDAVTTRVTDNEGEIISNSNRISNLKVRVKDTEDDVEAGADATTALTTRVTSVEGSITSISSDVTSLQSSLNDAEDDISANASAVDLLNTEVVKHDDKITSHAGSISSIRSRINDAEDNIDAGADATSALTTRVTSAEGDISSNTSKISDLKSRVKDTEDDVEAGADATTALTTRVTSVEGSITSITSDVTSLQSGLNDAEDDISANASAVDAVTTRVTDNEGEIISNSNRISNLKVRVKDTEDDVEAGADATTALTTRVTSVEGSITSISSDVTSLQSSLNDAEDDINANASAVDLLNTEVVKHDDKITSHAGSISSIRSRINDAEDNIDAGAGATSALTTRVTSAEGSITSISSDVTSLQSGLNDAEDDISANASAVDAVTTRVTDNEGEIISNSNRISSLKVRVKDTEDDVEAGADATTALTTRVSSAEGDISSLSSSLTSVSTRVGDNESSVSALASSVDGLEAKFVVRVETGDSDAGFYIKGVKKADGTEYFDFVIKSDKFVITDGTATAAPFVFTNGTAYIDDAVINEITTDKLTLGGTAITTQLLEDRSITKRSYFQSSGKSTNTEFASTTISTDGGEVRIDCQAFIFAKSKNTNLNQPAVHIRRDGTDLKECHINWDTYIAGSGDDAVAAGRGSLSFTYIDDDPGAESRTYKLAISNKSDLDDWYVENRCLTVTNYKK; this comes from the coding sequence ATGGAAGCTCTTTCGATTCCTCATCAAAAGCCAATAGGCACACCACACACCTTTACTGTCTTTGACGGTGAGACTGTTGCAAGTGTGGTTGAGCGCTCTGGCCTATCTAAAGGTTTCCCTATTGTTGCTTGCGTCAATGGCCTACCAGTCTTGCGCAAAAATAATGGTTGGGATTTGGCGCTAAAGCAGGGGGACTGCTTTGAAATTCTAGTTTTGCCTGCTGGCGGTGAGGGCGGTGATACGGGCAAGACCGTGATGCGCATTGTTGGTATGATTGCTGTGGCCGCATTGGCAGCTGTTACAGGTGGGGCAGCTTTGGCGGCTTTCCCGGCTATCGGGGCAGCTGGGGCGGCGATTGTCAGCGGGGTTATCACCACCGCAGGTGGCTTACTTGTAAATACCCTACTTGCTCCAAAATCCTCAGCGCAAGAGCGGGAAACGCTTGCATCCTCTCCCACGTATACAATCAATGCAGTGGGCAATACGGCGCGGCTTTACCAACCTATTCCCGTCCAATATGGCCGCTTTAAGATGGTATTGGATTATGCTTCTGACCCGTACCAAGAATATGAAGACAATGACCAATATGTGTACTACCTGTTTTCGCGCGGCTGCGGGCGCTCGGAAGTAAACGAGATCTATATCGGTGAGACAAAAATCTGGGATGCGGAGGACGGCTACACCTCCACGTATACCGATTTGGAGATTGAGCAGTACGAGCCCGGTGAGCAGATAGATCTCTTTCCAGTACAGGTTGAAGCCTCGGAAGAAGTCGGTTCACAGACCATCAAAACCAATGAGTATCTAGGGCCGTTTGTGGCAGTGCCAGCGGGCGAAACGGCAAAGCGGTTAGCGGTGGACGTGGTCTGGCCGCTTGGCGGCTACAAGACCAATGATGATGGCAGCTACCATAAAGCGACCTTCAAGTTTGATATTGAGTATCAGGAGATTGACGACAACGGCGATCCGCTTGGCAGCTGGCAGAACCTCGCTTCCTATGACAAGGGAATGAAAACCAAGACAGCCAAGCGAAAGACGTTTTCAAAGAAGGTGCCGAGCGGGCGCTATCAGGTGCGTATCTTGCGCCACGATCAATTTGATGAGGACAATACTACCGACGCCAAGGTGATGCAGTGGGGAGGCTTGCGGGCCTACCTTGACGGGCCGCAATCGTTTGCCAATGTCTCGACAACGGCCGTTAAAATTCGGGCAAATGAGCAGTTGCAGGGCGCGGCTTCAAAGCAGTTTTCTATTGTGCAGACCCGTATTCTGCCTGTCTGGAATGGGTCTGCTTGGGTGGAGCAGCCAAGCCGCTCGATTTGCTGGGCGGCTATCGATGTGATGAGAAATAGCGTTTATGGCGCGGGCCTGTCGGATACGCACATCGACTACGCCACCTTCATGCACTACGATAGTGTATGGGCTTCAAACCCAGATACTTTTGACGGTGTCTTTGATAGCCAAACCACTATTTTCGATGCGCTCAACACCATCCTAGCCGCTGGTCGCTCGGCCTTATCCTTTGTGGGGCACACTGTCTCGATGGTGCGAGATGAGCCTAGAGGCCTACCCCGACAAGTCTTTACAGATCGCAATATCGTTGCAGGCTCGCTTGAAATCAACCAAACGCTGTTAAGCGATGATTACGCCGATGACATTCTCGTTGAGTACATGGATGGGCAGACGTGGCGGTGGGATACAGTCCGGTGCTCACTGGCGACTTCTAGTAGCTCTCGGCCTACCAGTATTCGGATGATGGGTGTCTCTGATAGAGATCATGCGTGGTCGGAAGGAATGCACATTGCTGCTGATAACGCATTCCGGCGGCGTACCATTCGCTTCACAACAGAACTGGAAGGGCGAATCCTACAGCGCGGGGATGTGGTTGAGGTGCAATCCCATGTGCCGCAGAAATGGGGACGGTCGGGCGTTATTGAGGGATTTAACGGCCTTGATTTAACGCTTTCAGAAGAGCCGGAAACTGACCCTGACAATACATATCTTCTCGTGCGCAGAAAAGATGGCGGGCCGTGGGGGCCTATTAAGATCACATGGTTCGAAGGTTCGCGTGTTGTTACTCTTGATGGTGATGATACTGAATTCTGGGAGGACTACTACGGCGAACTACAGCGACACTTGCTTGATAGCGGTGACGAGGCTCCGAGCTATGCAGTTGGTGAAGGGGCGAGTTTTACTTTTCGTGGGATTGTTGTTGGGGCTGAGCCTCAAGGTAACCATGTTACATTGACCCTCAAGGAAGATGATCCAAGGGTCTACTTGGCTTCAAGCGGGGTGTCCGTTCCGGAGCGTCCTGTCGGTTCACTTCTGCCCCCATCGGTGGAATTGCCGCAGGTTATGCAGTTTTTTGCATCTCGCGGATTGGAAGCCGCAGAGTCTATTTTGTCAGTGCAAATTGTTCCAGTCGCGGGGGCAGAAGGCTATATCTGTGAAACCAGTTTAGACGATGGCGTAACGTGGGACCGTAAATATTCAGGTTTTCACTCTTCCTTTGATTTCGTCTGCTCCCGCGATGCTTTCGCAGTGCGTGTCTGCGCCATTGGAGCCGCTGGACAGGGGCCTTGGAAATACGCCAGTGTGCCTGAAGAAACGCGGGCTATTGTGCTACCTGCGGGGAGCGTGGTGACAACCGCAGCTCAGCTTTATGATGCGGTTGCTGATGAATTCAAAACACCGGTAGACCTTGCTACGGATATCAATAACGCAAAGCAGGATGCACTTGATGCAGCGGACGCGGCTGCACAGGGTGCCGCAGATGCAGTGGATGCAGCCGCCGCAGCGAAACAAGAAGCGCTGGATGCAGTAGGCGAGGCAAAACAAGAGGCGCTAGCTGCAGCCGCCGCAGCGAAACAAGATGCGCTGGATGCAGTAGGCGAGGCAAAACAAGAGGCGCTAGCTGCAGCGAACGCGGCTGCGCAGGGGGCAGCAGATGCAGCGGATGCAGCCGCCGCAGTGAAACAAGATGCGATAGATGCAGTAGGCGAGGCAAAACAAGAAGCTGCAGACGCAGTGGGCGAGGCAAGAGAAATCGCGTCGCTCAATGTTTTTGATGTTTTCAGCAAAATTAACGAAATCGAAGGGCGGCTTGATCAAACAAACGAAGCGGTAATTTATCAAGCGTTTTCAACTCAGTATGACAGAGCGGAATATAAAAATATCGTCACGCTCGTTGAGCAGGAAGGACGTACAAGAGCACAGGAGATTACAAGCCTTGGTGCGCGGCTCCAAAGCTCCGATGGGAAAATAAGCGGTCAAGCAACCGCATTACAGTCTATCGAGGCGCGAGTTGAAAGCACGGAAACGGGGATCACCTCTAACGCAACCTCCATCACCGGGCTGAACTCATCGTTATCAAACCTCTCAGGCTCAGTTAATGCACATGGTGCGGCAATCCAGTCACTTGAAACAACGACAGGTGATAACGCTGACGAAATCGAAACGCTTTCAAATAGTGTGACAGCCCTCCAAAGTAATCTCTCTGACGCAGAAGGTGGCATTGATGCGAATTCCGAGGCTATGACAGCGCTCACCACTCGGGTTACGAGCGCAGAGGGGGGGATCACCTCGATCTCCAGCGATGTGACGAGTTTACAGAGCGGCTTGAACGATGCCGAGGATGATATTAGCGCTAACGCGAGTGCAGTTGATGCAGTAACTACCCGTGTGACGGATAATGAGGGAGAAATTATCAGTAACTCTAACCGGATCAGCAATCTGAAGGTGCGGATAAAAGATACTGAAGACGACGTGGAAGCAGGCGCAGATGCAACCACAGCATTGACTACTCGGGTTACGAGCGCAGAGGGGAGTATCACCTCGATCACCAGCGATGTGACGAGTTTACAGAGCGGCTTGAACGATGCCGAGGGTGATATTAGCGCTAATGCGAGTGCTGTCGATTTACTGAACACTGAGGTCGTTAAACACGATGATAAAATAACGTCTCATGCAGGCAGCATTAGCAGCATCCGATCACGCATAAACGATGCAGAAGATAATATTGACGCAGGCGCAGACGCAACCTCGGCGCTCACCACTCGGGTTACGAGCGCAGAGGGTGACATTAGCAGTATGTCATCTGATATAACCAGCCTCCAAAGCGATCTTACTGACGCGCAAGACGGGGTTGATAGCAATGCCAGCGCTCTTAGTTCTCTCAACTCAACAGTTAGCGATCAAGGCGATGATATCACCAGCAACGCCAGCAAGATTAGTGATTTAAAATCGAGAGTTAAGGACACTGAAGACGATGTGGAGGCAGGCGCAGATGCAACCACAGCATTGACTACTCGGGTTACGAGCGCAGAGGGGAGTATTACCTCGATCTCCAGCGATGTGACGAATTTACAGAGCGGCTTGAACGATGCCGAGGATGATATTAGCGCTAACGCGAGTGCAGTTGATGCAGTAACTACCCGTGTGACGGACAATGAGGGAGAAATTATCAGTAACTCTAACCGGATCAGCAATCTGAAGGTGCGGGTAAAAGATACTGAAGACGATGTGGAAGCAGGCGCAGATGCAACCACAGCATTGACTACTCGGGTTACGAGCGTAGAGGGGAGTATCACCTCGATCTCCAGCGATGTGACGAGTTTACAGAGCAGCTTGAACGATGCCGAGGATGATATTAGCGCTAACGCGAGTGCAGTTGATTTACTGAACACTGAGGTCGTTAAACACGATGATAAAATAACGTCTCATGCAGGCAGCATTAGCAGCATCCGATCACGCATAAACGATGCAGAAGATAATATTGACGCAGGCGCAGACGCAACCTCGGCGCTCACCACTCGGGTTACGAGCGCAGAGGGTGACATCAGCAGCAACACCAGCAAGATTAGTGATTTAAAATCGAGAGTTAAAGACACTGAAGACGATGTGGAGGCAGGCGCAGATGCAACCACAGCATTGACTACTCGGGTTACGAGCGTAGAGGGGAGTATCACCTCGATCACCAGCGATGTGACGAGTTTACAGAGCGGCTTGAACGATGCCGAGGATGATATTAGCGCTAACGCGAGTGCAGTTGATGCAGTAACTACCCGTGTGACGGACAATGAGGGAGAAATTATCAGTAACTCTAACCGGATCAGCAATCTGAAGGTGCGGGTAAAAGATACTGAAGACGATGTGGAAGCAGGCGCAGATGCAACCACAGCATTGACTACTCGGGTTACGAGCGTAGAGGGGAGTATCACCTCGATCTCCAGCGATGTGACGAGTTTACAGAGCAGCTTGAACGATGCCGAGGATGATATCAACGCTAATGCGAGTGCTGTCGACTTACTGAACACTGAGGTCGTTAAACACGATGATAAAATAACGTCTCATGCAGGCAGCATTAGCAGCATCCGATCACGCATAAACGATGCAGAAGATAATATTGACGCAGGCGCAGGCGCAACCTCGGCGCTCACCACTCGGGTTACGAGCGCAGAGGGGAGTATCACCTCGATCTCCAGCGATGTGACGAGTTTACAGAGCGGCTTGAACGATGCCGAGGATGATATTAGCGCTAACGCGAGTGCAGTTGATGCAGTAACTACCCGTGTGACGGACAATGAGGGAGAAATTATCAGTAACTCTAACCGGATCAGCAGTCTAAAGGTGCGGGTAAAGGATACTGAAGACGATGTAGAAGCAGGCGCAGACGCAACCACGGCGTTGACTACTCGGGTTTCGAGCGCTGAGGGCGATATTAGTTCGCTGTCCAGTAGTCTCACATCTGTTTCAACTCGCGTCGGAGACAATGAAAGTTCTGTATCAGCGCTTGCATCGTCTGTTGATGGGCTTGAGGCAAAATTTGTTGTACGCGTTGAAACTGGCGACAGTGACGCAGGATTTTACATTAAGGGTGTGAAAAAAGCGGACGGAACAGAGTATTTTGATTTTGTCATCAAGTCCGACAAGTTCGTTATAACTGATGGAACAGCAACCGCTGCACCATTCGTATTTACAAATGGTACTGCGTATATCGATGATGCTGTCATCAATGAAATCACGACTGACAAGCTAACCCTTGGTGGTACTGCTATCACTACACAGCTGCTGGAAGATCGCTCAATCACGAAAAGGAGCTACTTTCAATCATCAGGGAAAAGCACGAATACCGAGTTTGCCTCCACTACAATTTCAACTGATGGTGGTGAAGTAAGAATTGATTGTCAGGCATTTATTTTCGCCAAATCAAAAAACACCAATTTGAACCAGCCTGCTGTTCATATTCGACGTGATGGCACAGATTTAAAAGAATGCCATATCAACTGGGATACCTACATAGCTGGCTCCGGCGATGACGCTGTCGCAGCAGGGCGAGGGTCTTTGTCTTTTACTTATATAGACGACGACCCCGGTGCAGAATCCAGAACTTACAAGCTGGCAATATCAAACAAGTCCGACCTTGATGACTGGTACGTGGAAAATCGCTGTTTGACTGTTACAAACTATAAGAAGTAG
- a CDS encoding DUF4326 domain-containing protein has product MQELLFDLPTKARSKRLNKAHIVDAGDGNGHFMCAKCGWDSGWVECTLVEEKKGIPCPDCNDAPEQRVHNKHHNTAPIDAVYIGRGSPWGNPFIVGRHGTREQVIERFKCEVLPKLDLSPLVGKDLVCYCHPKHCHGDAIIQAISKQSQ; this is encoded by the coding sequence ATGCAGGAATTACTTTTTGACTTACCTACCAAGGCTCGTAGCAAGCGTCTAAACAAGGCGCATATCGTGGATGCTGGAGATGGGAATGGGCACTTCATGTGTGCAAAATGCGGCTGGGATAGTGGCTGGGTTGAGTGCACATTAGTAGAAGAAAAGAAAGGTATTCCTTGCCCAGATTGTAACGATGCTCCAGAACAGCGAGTGCATAACAAGCACCATAATACAGCGCCGATCGATGCGGTTTATATCGGTCGCGGCTCGCCGTGGGGCAATCCGTTTATAGTTGGCAGGCACGGTACCCGCGAACAGGTCATTGAGCGCTTTAAATGTGAGGTCCTGCCCAAACTGGATTTGTCGCCCCTCGTTGGCAAAGATTTGGTTTGTTACTGCCACCCAAAGCACTGCCACGGTGATGCGATTATCCAAGCAATTTCCAAACAATCCCAATAA
- a CDS encoding lysozyme, with translation MKVTKTRLTGAVIGVVLAFVGVWEGLRTEAYVDLVGVPTICYGETKGVKLGDKKTKDQCSYMLLESLKRHEAGMRTCLNKPDEIPIKSYISFVSLTYNIGTGAFCRSTAVKRLNRGDLAGACQAATWYNRAGGRRVKGLVNRRAAEYELCMEGVKG, from the coding sequence ATGAAAGTTACAAAGACTCGGCTCACTGGGGCCGTGATTGGAGTCGTGCTTGCCTTCGTGGGAGTATGGGAGGGGCTGCGAACAGAGGCCTATGTGGATTTAGTTGGTGTGCCGACGATCTGCTACGGCGAAACCAAAGGCGTAAAGCTTGGTGACAAGAAAACCAAAGACCAATGCTCTTATATGCTTCTTGAAAGCTTGAAGCGCCATGAAGCAGGAATGCGGACTTGTCTCAATAAGCCAGATGAGATCCCGATCAAATCCTACATCTCTTTTGTCTCCTTGACTTACAACATCGGTACTGGTGCTTTTTGTCGCTCAACTGCAGTCAAGCGGTTAAACCGTGGTGATCTAGCTGGGGCCTGTCAGGCGGCTACTTGGTACAACAGAGCAGGGGGTCGAAGAGTCAAAGGCTTGGTCAATCGTCGGGCCGCTGAATATGAGCTATGCATGGAGGGGGTGAAGGGATGA
- a CDS encoding S1/P1 nuclease: MFKALLKTTLVAAAVAAPQAAFAWGQDGHRITGYIAQEHLTAKAHESISEILGNETLTEVSTWADFMRSSDEDFWKKAGPFHYVTIPVDVKYEDVGAPEQGDAVSALETFKATLKDPSASLEDKKLALKFTVHLIGDVHQPLHAGNGTDRGGNDHYVKWFGKSSNLHRVWDSQMLEGQRLSYSEYGDRLLRRIDESTIEKWSDTNPVNWVNESAGIRDTIYPDKGAKLSYDYTFEHRVMIEEQLSKSGIRMAAYLNELFAQ, encoded by the coding sequence ATGTTCAAGGCACTTTTGAAGACGACGCTTGTCGCCGCGGCGGTAGCTGCACCACAGGCTGCATTTGCATGGGGGCAAGACGGCCACCGAATCACGGGCTATATTGCTCAGGAACACCTAACTGCAAAAGCTCATGAATCTATCTCAGAAATATTGGGCAATGAGACATTGACGGAAGTCTCGACTTGGGCTGACTTTATGCGTTCCAGTGACGAAGACTTCTGGAAAAAAGCTGGCCCATTTCACTACGTCACGATCCCCGTTGATGTAAAATACGAGGATGTAGGGGCTCCAGAGCAAGGCGATGCAGTTTCAGCTCTGGAGACATTTAAGGCCACTCTGAAAGACCCAAGTGCCTCTCTGGAGGATAAGAAGCTCGCATTGAAATTCACAGTGCACCTTATCGGCGATGTTCATCAACCACTCCATGCGGGTAATGGAACGGATAGGGGTGGCAATGATCACTATGTCAAATGGTTCGGAAAGTCTTCAAACTTACACCGCGTCTGGGATAGTCAAATGCTGGAGGGGCAGCGCCTTTCTTACTCTGAATACGGTGACAGACTATTACGCCGGATAGATGAAAGCACCATTGAGAAGTGGAGCGATACTAACCCAGTAAATTGGGTGAATGAAAGTGCCGGCATTAGAGACACAATTTACCCCGACAAGGGCGCAAAACTCTCCTATGACTATACTTTTGAGCATAGAGTTATGATAGAAGAGCAGCTATCCAAGAGCGGGATCAGAATGGCAGCTTATTTGAATGAGCTATTCGCGCAGTGA
- a CDS encoding DnaB-like helicase N-terminal domain-containing protein, which yields MNTLVSVEQQALARLLGTPDLYWEVADTLSPEHFFDPIWKAVWIGLSSCLKEGGFDLHLVEAGAPYQGEEDLVARLW from the coding sequence ATGAACACTCTAGTATCCGTTGAACAGCAGGCCCTAGCGCGGCTTCTAGGAACCCCAGACCTTTACTGGGAAGTTGCTGACACGCTCAGCCCTGAACACTTCTTTGATCCTATCTGGAAAGCGGTTTGGATTGGCCTTTCCTCTTGTTTGAAAGAAGGAGGTTTTGACCTGCACTTGGTTGAGGCTGGCGCACCCTATCAGGGAGAGGAAGACCTTGTGGCAAGGCTTTGGTGA
- a CDS encoding cupin domain-containing protein, translating to MQHKLINTLETASNLNTNWKSVILAELPASKIKLFRIDPNGLSPEIHENYPEALLVIEGHLDLRLGKDLVRMKTGDFQLIPKGTVHSIEPGGHGIMLLIDPE from the coding sequence TTGCAACATAAATTGATAAATACCTTGGAAACCGCTTCCAACTTGAACACAAATTGGAAGTCTGTAATTTTGGCCGAACTACCAGCTTCTAAGATCAAATTGTTTCGTATTGACCCTAATGGCTTAAGCCCAGAAATCCACGAGAATTATCCAGAAGCATTGTTGGTTATCGAAGGTCATCTGGATTTGCGCCTTGGTAAAGATCTTGTTCGAATGAAAACTGGCGACTTTCAGCTAATACCCAAAGGGACAGTCCACTCCATTGAGCCCGGAGGGCACGGAATAATGCTCCTAATCGATCCTGAGTAG
- a CDS encoding DnaB-like helicase C-terminal domain-containing protein: protein MPEELLVLGAPSGVGKSALAYGVCEKVALNTGPVFYEQNEMTADQMSSRRLSAITQIPTYKIRTGNLTAEEEEKLYIAAQSLEGMPLHLSAGSTNTIEKVHRKAAAMQARMGLSLIVLDSIKMTAVDDKRMNAPDKLPARCEYVVGYSKFIAKDLSIPVIAIAHDKREARDPLQRIKRDDLYGGGAVEQQADNVIIIHRPEDALKRNEPLDTGSEAYIEWQQRCGEWEGIAELHADKVRMGQANRKAQVYWNGATTTFHENRSFEEGALL from the coding sequence ATGCCTGAGGAACTTCTGGTTCTAGGCGCTCCCTCCGGCGTTGGTAAGTCAGCTCTTGCCTATGGTGTTTGTGAGAAGGTGGCACTCAACACAGGGCCTGTCTTCTATGAGCAAAACGAGATGACAGCGGATCAGATGAGTTCACGCAGGCTCTCAGCAATCACCCAGATTCCTACCTATAAAATCAGAACAGGAAACCTCACAGCAGAAGAGGAAGAGAAGCTTTACATAGCAGCTCAAAGCCTTGAGGGAATGCCCCTACATCTCTCAGCGGGCTCAACCAACACCATTGAGAAGGTGCACAGGAAGGCAGCAGCCATGCAGGCGCGAATGGGACTTTCCTTGATTGTTCTGGACTCTATCAAAATGACAGCGGTAGACGATAAGCGCATGAACGCACCGGACAAGCTACCCGCTCGCTGTGAGTATGTGGTGGGATACAGCAAGTTTATAGCGAAGGACTTGAGCATTCCTGTCATTGCCATAGCCCACGACAAGCGCGAAGCCCGCGACCCGCTGCAAAGGATCAAGAGAGACGATCTCTATGGCGGCGGCGCAGTAGAACAGCAGGCCGATAACGTTATTATCATTCACAGACCAGAAGACGCCCTAAAGCGCAATGAGCCACTGGATACAGGCTCAGAGGCCTACATTGAATGGCAACAACGCTGCGGTGAATGGGAAGGAATAGCCGAACTCCACGCAGACAAAGTGCGCATGGGGCAGGCGAACAGGAAAGCTCAGGTCTACTGGAACGGGGCAACAACAACTTTCCATGAGAACAGGTCATTCGAGGAGGGCGCGCTGCTATGA